Genomic DNA from Methanobrevibacter millerae:
CAGGATCATAAGAACTGGAGCCTGGGAAAGGCAGAGCGAAGACGGAGGATACCTGACGCCGGAGATTTACAGCAGATACGAAAGGATTGCAGGAAGCGGCGTCGGACTTATCGTATCTGAAATCTTTGCACTTGATTCAAAAGACCGTTTTTACGACTATTCGGCCAACATGAACTTCAGAGGTTTTATTAAAGATTACAAACAGGTTACAGATATCGCCCACAGCAATGACGTGCCAATTTTAGGCCAGGTTGCGTTTTTCTACTATGATGACGGCGACAACCAGAAGGCTGAGCCAAACGATTTAACGATTGACGGAATAAGAAAGCTTCAGGCGGAAGTCATTCTGGCGGCCAAGAAATTCTCCTTTGCAGGCTTTGACGGTATTCAAATCAATATGGGAAACAATTTCTACCTGTCACGCTTTGCAAACCCTTACTTCAACCAGAGAACCGACGATTACGGCGGAAACACCTACAACAGATTGAGGATAGTCTTGGAAATCATCAAATTAATTAAAAAGACCATCGGATTTCATGTGTGCTGCAGAATTAACATTGAAGATGTAAGGAAAGGCGGCCTCACGCAGGAAGAGAGCATGGAAATAGCTAAATTACTTGCCGAAAACGGTGCCGACAGCATTCAGATTACGGGAAGAACGATTTCCATGAAGTACGATGCAACTGAAAAGCATATCTTCCTCGATTATGTAAACAAATTGGCCGGCGAAATAGACATCCCGGTAATTCTTGCGGGAAACCTGAGGGACTCCAAAACCATGAACGAGATTTTAAACTCTTCAAACGTTGAGTTCATGTCACTTTCAAAGCCTTTTGTAGCACAGCCCGACTTTTTAACCGAATGGAAAAGTAACGGTGATGGAGTTTCAAGATGCAAAGGCTGCAGCAACTGCTATGCAAAAAAGGAAAGCAGATGCTTCCAGTATGATGATTAAAAAAAAGAGTTAATTTGTTTTTTTAACTCTTTTTATAGGTGGCACGTAACGTTTAAGCAATAATGACAGTGAAATTACCGTCACTGAACTCAATGCCATTGCCAGACCCGCCAATTCGGGCTTGAACATTATTCCGAAGTTAGGATACAGAACACCTGCCGCAACCGGAATAAGTATTGAATTGTATGCGAAAGCCCAGAAGATGTTTTCCTTGATTCTTCTCATTACTTTCTTGGAGAACTGAACTGCGGCAACAACGTTTTCCAGATCGCCTTCCATTACCACAACGTCACCGCTTTCCATTGCGATATCAGTTCCGTTACCCATTGCAACACCAATATCAGCCTGCGTTAATGCGGGTGCGTCATTAATACCGTCCCCAGTAAATAGAACCTTTTTGGAGCCGTTTGACTGGATGCCCTTGACGATGTCAAGCTTGTTTTCAGGCAAGATTCCGGCCTCGACCTTATCGATGCCCACGGCTTCGGCAACAGACATGGCTGTGCTTTCATTGTCACCCGTTAACATGTATGTTTCGATGCCCATCTTATGCAATTCTTCAATGGTTCTTTTAGAATTTGGCTTGACCTTGTC
This window encodes:
- a CDS encoding oxidoreductase: MKDIFDECSFGEFNLKSRIIRTGAWERQSEDGGYLTPEIYSRYERIAGSGVGLIVSEIFALDSKDRFYDYSANMNFRGFIKDYKQVTDIAHSNDVPILGQVAFFYYDDGDNQKAEPNDLTIDGIRKLQAEVILAAKKFSFAGFDGIQINMGNNFYLSRFANPYFNQRTDDYGGNTYNRLRIVLEIIKLIKKTIGFHVCCRINIEDVRKGGLTQEESMEIAKLLAENGADSIQITGRTISMKYDATEKHIFLDYVNKLAGEIDIPVILAGNLRDSKTMNEILNSSNVEFMSLSKPFVAQPDFLTEWKSNGDGVSRCKGCSNCYAKKESRCFQYDD